A genomic region of Bernardetia sp. ABR2-2B contains the following coding sequences:
- a CDS encoding STAS/SEC14 domain-containing protein, producing MPLFEEKHLTIHHDEDVNCIHMQWTGFATSAKYKHGMNTGLEKVQEKGVTRWLANMAEMGAITPDDQKWTNENWFPRLLEAGIRTAAVVMSKDVFNQLAVKKIGEDMTDNSYTMHFFDDLEEAKKWLKEYEIQEKETLITEQEEEE from the coding sequence ATGCCTTTATTTGAAGAAAAACATTTAACGATTCATCATGACGAAGATGTAAATTGTATTCATATGCAATGGACTGGCTTTGCTACTTCTGCAAAATACAAACATGGAATGAATACAGGATTAGAAAAAGTACAAGAAAAAGGAGTTACTAGATGGCTTGCAAATATGGCTGAAATGGGTGCGATAACGCCTGATGATCAAAAATGGACAAATGAAAATTGGTTTCCTCGCCTTTTAGAAGCTGGTATCAGAACGGCTGCTGTGGTTATGTCAAAAGATGTTTTTAACCAACTTGCTGTTAAAAAAATAGGTGAAGACATGACTGACAATAGTTATACAATGCACTTTTTTGACGACCTTGAAGAAGCAAAAAAATGGCTAAAAGAATACGAAATTCAAGAGAAAGAAACCCTCATAACAGAACAGGAAGAAGAAGAATAA
- a CDS encoding aminotransferase class V-fold PLP-dependent enzyme, translating to MKIYLTPGPSENYFIVEEAIKEALQKKVTAISHRSKEFKIIFEHTVTQLKELLQIPDDFSIAFTGSANEIWERILQNCVEKESFHLVNGSFSRKFYRFSEQLNLSPSKYEVDFSKGFLVENIDVPSSAELIALIQNETSSGVQFPIENIAKIREQNKDKLIVVDAVSSLPYANLDFSQIDSLYFSVQKGFGVPAGLGVWVYNQKMIEKAQQLEAKGKSIGTYHSILELDKYAKENQTPETPNVLAIFVLGKVVEAMNKKGIAMIRRETDYKAELLYHTLEQSEFLSPLVNEKSQRSKTVIVANVEKGTSSDVLAFLEKRGIIIGKGYGSFKDSQIRIANFPTHSKELMEQVADLLMLYGK from the coding sequence ATGAAAATTTATCTTACACCAGGTCCTTCTGAAAACTATTTTATAGTAGAAGAAGCAATAAAAGAAGCTTTACAGAAAAAAGTAACAGCTATTTCACATCGTAGTAAAGAGTTTAAAATAATCTTTGAGCATACAGTTACCCAGCTTAAAGAGCTTTTGCAAATTCCTGATGATTTTTCTATTGCCTTTACTGGTTCTGCCAACGAAATTTGGGAACGAATCCTTCAAAATTGTGTAGAAAAAGAGAGTTTTCATTTAGTAAATGGTTCTTTTTCAAGGAAGTTTTATCGCTTTTCAGAGCAATTGAATCTTAGTCCATCTAAATATGAAGTTGATTTTAGTAAAGGTTTTTTAGTGGAAAATATTGATGTTCCTAGCTCGGCTGAACTTATTGCTCTGATTCAGAATGAGACAAGTAGTGGTGTTCAGTTTCCTATTGAAAATATTGCAAAAATTAGAGAGCAAAATAAGGATAAGTTAATTGTTGTTGATGCTGTTTCTTCTCTTCCTTATGCTAATCTTGATTTTTCTCAAATAGATTCACTTTATTTTTCTGTACAAAAAGGTTTTGGTGTTCCTGCTGGTTTGGGAGTTTGGGTGTATAATCAAAAAATGATTGAAAAAGCGCAACAACTAGAAGCAAAAGGTAAAAGTATTGGAACGTATCATTCGATTTTGGAACTTGATAAATATGCCAAAGAGAATCAAACACCCGAAACACCAAATGTTTTGGCAATCTTTGTTTTGGGAAAAGTAGTTGAGGCAATGAATAAAAAGGGAATTGCAATGATTCGAAGAGAAACTGATTATAAAGCTGAATTATTATATCATACTTTAGAGCAATCGGAATTTTTGTCGCCTTTAGTAAATGAAAAATCGCAGCGTTCGAAAACGGTTATTGTAGCAAATGTAGAAAAAGGAACTTCCTCTGATGTACTTGCATTTTTAGAAAAAAGAGGGATTATTATTGGAAAAGGATATGGCAGCTTTAAAGATTCTCAAATCCGAATTGCTAATTTTCCAACCCACTCTAAAGAACTTATGGAACAGGTGGCTGATTTATTGATGCTTTACGGAAAATAA